From the genome of Halorussus caseinilyticus, one region includes:
- a CDS encoding universal stress protein, which translates to MYDRILVPTDGSSETERAVEHAAELAAEHAAELHGVYVVNSATFAGLPMETSWEGVDDVLREEGETALESVETIAERYGVAVTSTLLDGSPSKRIVEYAENEDCDLVVMGTHGRGGIDRLLLGSVAEGVVRACSVPVLTVQVGGDSERSTEPESENERAVAE; encoded by the coding sequence ATGTACGACCGGATACTCGTGCCGACCGACGGCTCGTCCGAGACCGAGCGCGCGGTCGAACACGCCGCAGAACTGGCGGCCGAACACGCCGCCGAACTCCACGGCGTCTACGTCGTCAACTCGGCGACGTTCGCGGGCCTCCCGATGGAAACCTCGTGGGAGGGCGTGGACGACGTACTCCGCGAGGAGGGCGAGACGGCGCTGGAGAGCGTCGAGACCATCGCCGAGCGGTACGGCGTGGCGGTCACGTCCACGCTCCTCGACGGGTCGCCGAGCAAGCGCATCGTGGAGTACGCCGAGAACGAGGACTGCGACCTCGTGGTGATGGGGACCCACGGCAGGGGCGGTATCGACCGCCTCCTGCTCGGGAGCGTCGCGGAGGGGGTCGTCCGGGCCTGTTCGGTCCCGGTGCTGACGGTGCAGGTCGGCGGCGACAGCGAGCGTTCGACCGAACCCGAGTCCGAAAACGAGCGTGCGGTCGCGGAGTAG
- a CDS encoding DUF447 domain-containing protein encodes MTGEREPRDGSGETEKSEDRQSAGDQESPADWPVALRGVTESVVTTLGPNDLWNVAALGLHPPEESGPSDESDGPAADESSGDPDDESTPKAPVTATTWGNTRTRRNFHRQGRGYVQFTRNPVDYVDAALSIFEIDEPVLDSADAWVEVEVEQVDSGEDGGTRWEQWELYPREASVERETVPTTNRGFSAVVEATVAASRLGVDAYDQTKLRERLAYFEEVARACGDDRVCAATDRLREYVEE; translated from the coding sequence GTGACCGGCGAGCGAGAGCCGCGGGACGGGTCGGGCGAGACCGAGAAATCGGAAGACCGCCAGTCCGCTGGCGACCAAGAGTCGCCAGCGGACTGGCCGGTCGCGCTCCGGGGCGTCACAGAGTCGGTCGTGACCACCCTCGGCCCGAACGACCTGTGGAACGTCGCGGCGCTCGGGTTGCATCCACCCGAGGAGTCCGGTCCGTCCGACGAGTCGGACGGACCGGCGGCAGACGAATCGTCGGGCGACCCGGACGACGAATCGACCCCGAAAGCCCCCGTGACGGCCACGACGTGGGGCAACACCCGGACCCGGCGCAACTTCCACCGGCAGGGCCGGGGCTACGTCCAGTTCACCCGAAATCCGGTCGATTACGTGGACGCGGCGCTCTCCATCTTCGAAATCGACGAGCCAGTGCTGGACAGCGCAGACGCGTGGGTCGAAGTCGAAGTCGAGCAGGTCGATTCCGGCGAGGACGGCGGCACGCGATGGGAGCAGTGGGAACTCTACCCCCGAGAGGCGAGCGTCGAACGCGAGACGGTGCCGACGACCAACAGGGGGTTCAGCGCCGTCGTGGAGGCCACCGTCGCGGCGTCACGACTCGGCGTGGACGCCTACGACCAGACGAAACTCCGAGAGCGACTGGCGTACTTCGAGGAAGTCGCCCGAGCGTGCGGCGACGACCGGGTGTGCGCGGCGACGGACCGACTCCGCGAGTACGTCGAAGAGTAG
- a CDS encoding ArsR/SmtB family transcription factor, producing MTDRIDTVFRALAHPLRREVLGLLSRREDDVAELSELAELLRDVREGRTDEQLRVALHHNHLPILREAGLIEYDARTGTVRYRASPPATELVSAALESDASRAPEQTTGGA from the coding sequence ATGACCGACCGCATCGATACCGTCTTCCGGGCACTGGCGCATCCGCTCCGCCGCGAGGTGTTGGGTCTGCTCTCCCGGCGAGAGGACGACGTGGCCGAGTTGTCCGAGTTGGCCGAACTACTCCGCGACGTGCGCGAGGGCAGAACCGACGAGCAGTTGCGAGTCGCGTTGCACCACAACCACCTGCCGATACTCCGAGAGGCCGGACTAATCGAGTACGACGCCCGAACCGGTACCGTCCGGTATCGGGCGTCTCCGCCCGCGACGGAACTCGTGAGCGCCGCGCTGGAGAGCGACGCGAGTCGCGCCCCCGAGCAGACGACCGGCGGGGCCTAA
- a CDS encoding amidohydrolase family protein, whose amino-acid sequence MIVEGTVLRGPDFEPVEGRVVVEDGEIRAVEEAAVDSSRIVLPAFVNAHTHIGDSIAKEAGGGLSLDELVAPPDGLKHRLLRAASREEKVSAMRRSVTFMRQTGTASFLEFREGGVEGVYALREAVEGLDVDPVILGRETIEAMEASDGFGASGARDGEFGRERNATADAGKLFGIHAGERDPDDINPALDLNPDFLVHVVHPEPLHLDRIADSETPVVVCPRSNLVTGVGVPPIANLADRTTVALGTDNVMLNSPSMFREMEFAAKLADVSARQVLRMATRNGAKIAGLDCGVVEEGRPAKLLVLDGDTDNLAGAQDVVRAVVRRAGTGDVADVIL is encoded by the coding sequence ATGATAGTCGAGGGAACCGTCCTCCGCGGTCCCGACTTCGAACCCGTCGAGGGTCGGGTCGTCGTCGAGGACGGCGAGATACGCGCAGTCGAGGAGGCCGCGGTCGATTCGTCCCGAATCGTCCTCCCGGCGTTCGTCAACGCCCACACCCACATCGGCGACTCCATCGCGAAGGAGGCCGGTGGCGGCCTGAGTCTAGACGAACTCGTCGCGCCGCCCGACGGCCTGAAACATCGACTCCTGCGGGCGGCGTCCCGCGAGGAGAAGGTCTCGGCGATGCGCCGGTCGGTGACGTTCATGCGGCAGACCGGGACCGCCTCGTTCCTCGAATTCCGCGAGGGCGGCGTCGAAGGCGTCTACGCCCTCCGCGAGGCGGTCGAAGGACTCGACGTGGACCCTGTGATTCTGGGCCGGGAGACGATAGAGGCGATGGAGGCCAGCGACGGGTTCGGTGCCAGCGGCGCGCGCGACGGCGAGTTCGGCCGAGAGCGAAACGCCACCGCCGACGCGGGCAAACTGTTCGGCATCCACGCGGGCGAGCGAGACCCCGACGACATCAACCCGGCGCTGGACCTGAATCCCGACTTCCTCGTCCACGTCGTCCACCCCGAACCGCTCCACCTCGACCGCATCGCCGACAGCGAGACTCCCGTGGTGGTCTGCCCGCGGTCGAACCTCGTGACCGGCGTCGGCGTGCCGCCCATCGCGAACCTCGCCGACCGGACCACCGTCGCGCTCGGCACCGACAACGTGATGCTCAACTCGCCGTCGATGTTCCGCGAGATGGAGTTCGCCGCCAAACTCGCCGACGTGAGCGCCCGCCAAGTCCTCCGGATGGCGACCCGCAACGGCGCGAAAATCGCGGGTCTCGACTGCGGCGTCGTCGAGGAAGGCCGCCCGGCGAAACTGCTCGTCCTCGACGGCGACACGGACAACCTCGCGGGCGCGCAGGACGTGGTTCGCGCCGTGGTCCGCCGCGCCGGAACCGGCGACGTGGCCGACGTGATACTGTAG
- a CDS encoding D-2-hydroxyacid dehydrogenase, with protein MTDDSPKITDDSPDVVVLRKSTHGVPVAEYVAELRERLPDYDVRYARTPTEERELVADAPVVAGMELDEDLLDRAEAMDLFACAYAGTGHLPLDALEARGVAVTNASGVHGPNIGEHVVGNLLVFARRLHEGWRRQRNREWRHFCAHELQGSTVTVVGLGAIGQSVVERLDGFGVETIGVRYTPEKGGPTDEVVGFEGPEFEDALARTDYLAISCPLTDTTRGLIGEEELKTLPPDAVLVNVARGPVVDTDALVWALRGSHLRGAALDVTDPEPLPEHHPLWNFENCLITPHCSGHTPEYYSRLADIVAENVRRLDDGEELENQVI; from the coding sequence ATGACCGACGACAGTCCGAAAATAACCGACGATAGCCCCGACGTAGTGGTCCTACGCAAGAGTACCCACGGCGTTCCCGTCGCGGAGTACGTCGCCGAGTTGCGCGAGCGCCTGCCCGACTACGACGTGCGCTACGCCCGCACGCCGACCGAAGAGCGCGAACTCGTCGCCGACGCGCCCGTCGTGGCCGGGATGGAACTGGACGAGGACCTGCTGGACCGCGCCGAGGCGATGGACCTGTTCGCGTGCGCCTACGCCGGGACCGGTCACCTGCCGCTGGACGCCCTCGAAGCGCGCGGCGTGGCCGTGACGAACGCCTCGGGCGTCCACGGGCCGAACATCGGCGAACACGTCGTCGGGAACCTGCTCGTGTTCGCGCGCCGACTCCACGAGGGGTGGCGGCGTCAGCGCAACCGCGAGTGGCGCCACTTCTGCGCTCACGAGTTGCAGGGAAGCACCGTCACCGTCGTCGGACTCGGGGCCATCGGCCAGTCGGTGGTCGAGCGACTCGACGGCTTCGGCGTAGAGACCATCGGCGTGCGCTACACCCCCGAGAAGGGCGGCCCGACCGACGAGGTGGTGGGGTTCGAGGGACCGGAGTTCGAGGACGCCCTCGCGCGCACCGACTACCTCGCTATTTCCTGTCCGCTGACCGATACCACGCGCGGACTAATCGGCGAGGAGGAACTCAAGACCCTCCCGCCGGACGCCGTTCTCGTCAACGTCGCCCGCGGACCGGTGGTCGATACCGACGCGCTGGTGTGGGCGCTCCGCGGGAGCCACCTCCGCGGCGCGGCCCTCGACGTGACCGACCCCGAACCGCTCCCCGAACATCACCCGCTCTGGAACTTCGAGAACTGCCTGATTACGCCCCACTGCTCGGGCCACACGCCGGAGTACTACTCGCGGTTGGCCGACATCGTGGCCGAGAACGTCCGGCGGTTGGACGACGGCGAGGAGTTAGAGAATCAGGTAATCTAA
- a CDS encoding DUF7545 family protein: MTDTDVETVTYTIESPDGDAEELTLPKKIVDLLREEATETDTKVLGDLTMLSFAQQAHALVHHAPQEPDEEVLANEEKAMELFEERFGQTFGEMTGHSH; encoded by the coding sequence ATGACCGACACCGACGTTGAGACCGTGACGTACACCATCGAATCGCCCGACGGAGACGCCGAGGAACTAACCCTCCCGAAGAAAATCGTGGACCTCCTCCGCGAGGAAGCGACCGAAACCGACACCAAGGTTCTGGGCGACCTGACGATGCTGTCGTTCGCACAGCAGGCCCATGCGCTCGTCCACCACGCGCCCCAAGAACCCGACGAGGAAGTGCTGGCCAACGAGGAGAAGGCGATGGAACTGTTCGAAGAGCGGTTCGGCCAGACGTTCGGCGAGATGACCGGCCACTCCCACTGA
- the cofD gene encoding 2-phospho-L-lactate transferase: MTTFLSGGTGTPKLLAGAESVFDPADTTVVANTGDDVELGGLLVCPDVDTVLFEQGDLLDRELWWGIEGDTTETHDELHELAAAAGLDGGPRYLPDEAQTAGRDIARWRRFSGVAEFMELGDRDRAVHVTRTSLLDEGHSLTEVTRLLADAFDVPVDVVPMSDDPVASVVHTPEGDDEYEDEMHFQEFWVAHRGDPEVDHVEFRGGEDAEPTRAALGAIEEGPVVVGPSNPVTSIGPMLAIDELHDALEEATVVAVSPFVEDEVFSGPAADLMEGVGFDPSTAGVAEAYPFADAFVLDDRDDTDLDRPVVKTDTEMSDDEDAERVARAVADALEVI; this comes from the coding sequence ATGACGACGTTTCTCTCCGGGGGCACCGGGACCCCCAAGCTACTCGCCGGGGCCGAGTCGGTCTTCGACCCGGCAGACACGACCGTCGTCGCCAACACCGGCGACGACGTGGAGTTGGGCGGCCTGCTCGTCTGTCCCGACGTGGACACCGTGCTGTTCGAGCAGGGCGACCTGCTGGACCGCGAACTCTGGTGGGGCATCGAAGGCGACACCACCGAGACCCACGACGAACTCCACGAACTCGCCGCGGCCGCGGGTCTCGACGGCGGGCCGCGGTACCTCCCCGACGAGGCCCAGACCGCGGGCCGAGACATCGCCCGCTGGCGGCGCTTCTCGGGGGTCGCCGAGTTCATGGAACTCGGCGACCGGGACCGGGCGGTCCACGTCACCCGGACGAGTCTGTTGGACGAGGGCCACAGTCTCACCGAAGTCACCCGACTGCTCGCCGACGCCTTCGACGTGCCCGTGGACGTGGTGCCAATGAGCGACGACCCCGTGGCCTCCGTCGTCCACACTCCCGAGGGGGACGACGAGTACGAAGACGAGATGCACTTTCAGGAGTTCTGGGTGGCCCACCGCGGCGACCCTGAAGTGGACCACGTGGAGTTCCGCGGCGGCGAGGACGCCGAACCCACCCGTGCCGCACTCGGCGCAATCGAGGAAGGGCCGGTCGTCGTCGGCCCGTCGAACCCCGTCACCAGCATCGGGCCGATGCTCGCAATCGACGAACTCCACGACGCGCTCGAAGAAGCCACCGTGGTCGCCGTCTCGCCGTTCGTGGAGGACGAGGTGTTCTCCGGCCCGGCGGCCGACCTGATGGAAGGCGTCGGCTTCGACCCCTCGACTGCCGGTGTCGCGGAGGCCTACCCCTTCGCCGACGCCTTCGTGTTGGACGACCGCGACGACACTGACCTCGACCGCCCGGTGGTCAAGACCGACACCGAGATGAGCGACGACGAAGACGCCGAGCGCGTGGCCCGCGCCGTCGCCGACGCGCTGGAGGTGATTTGA
- a CDS encoding 30S ribosomal protein S17e yields the protein MAIKPDYVKKTGTILLERYPDAFTTDFEQNKESVQKLTNIESKGVRNRIAGYVTRKK from the coding sequence ATGGCAATCAAACCCGACTACGTAAAGAAGACGGGTACCATCCTGCTGGAGCGGTACCCCGACGCCTTCACGACCGACTTCGAACAGAACAAAGAGAGCGTCCAGAAACTCACCAACATCGAGTCGAAGGGCGTGCGAAACCGCATCGCTGGCTACGTTACCCGCAAGAAATAA
- a CDS encoding triphosphoribosyl-dephospho-CoA synthase codes for MTPAEDAQLALLLEVSGTPKPGNVDRERDFTDLRFDHFLAGAVGAGPGLRAAERGAPVGEAFEQAVAGMSQQEGGNTQFGALLLLVPLVRAAADGDLSPEGVARVVEDTTVEDAANFYRAFDHADVFVDDPPEDAEELDARRGSEAVPAVESRGVTLYDVMELGAESDDVAAEWTGEFERTFWAADRLAELSGSVPASALGARVYLELLAREPDTLVAKQHGAKTAESVRVRAQEALEGGPEVVEAFAESLVEDGVNPGTTADLTAAGLFVALARGEVSV; via the coding sequence ATGACCCCCGCCGAGGACGCCCAACTCGCGCTCCTGCTGGAGGTGTCGGGCACGCCCAAGCCCGGCAACGTGGACCGCGAGCGCGACTTCACGGACCTCCGATTCGACCACTTCCTCGCGGGCGCGGTCGGTGCGGGTCCGGGCCTGCGCGCGGCCGAGCGCGGCGCTCCCGTCGGCGAAGCCTTCGAGCAGGCGGTCGCGGGGATGAGCCAACAGGAGGGCGGCAACACCCAGTTCGGCGCGCTCCTGTTGCTCGTGCCCCTCGTCCGGGCCGCCGCGGACGGCGACCTCTCGCCGGAGGGGGTCGCGCGCGTGGTCGAAGACACTACCGTAGAGGACGCCGCGAACTTCTACCGGGCGTTCGACCACGCCGACGTGTTCGTGGACGACCCACCCGAAGACGCCGAGGAACTCGACGCCCGGCGGGGGAGCGAGGCGGTTCCCGCGGTCGAATCGCGGGGTGTCACCCTCTACGACGTGATGGAACTCGGCGCGGAGTCCGACGACGTGGCCGCCGAGTGGACCGGCGAGTTCGAGCGCACCTTCTGGGCGGCCGACCGCCTCGCGGAACTTTCGGGGTCGGTCCCGGCGTCGGCCCTCGGCGCGCGGGTCTACCTCGAACTGCTCGCGCGCGAACCCGACACGCTGGTCGCCAAACAGCACGGCGCGAAGACCGCCGAGAGCGTTCGGGTCCGGGCGCAGGAAGCCCTCGAAGGCGGTCCCGAGGTGGTCGAGGCATTCGCGGAGTCGTTGGTAGAAGACGGCGTGAACCCCGGTACGACCGCCGACCTCACCGCGGCGGGCCTGTTCGTCGCGCTGGCGCGCGGGGAGGTGTCGGTGTGA
- a CDS encoding secondary thiamine-phosphate synthase enzyme YjbQ, with protein sequence MFEVQTDERTQVVDVTDRVAAEVPDDATGVCTVFVRHTTAGVVVQEAESGLLADIEAFAEGLAPSDGDYRHDRIDDNADAHLRATVLGESVSVPVEDGELALGTWQSVLFVECDGPRTRTVDVTVVS encoded by the coding sequence ATGTTCGAGGTCCAGACCGACGAGCGAACGCAGGTCGTGGACGTGACCGACCGCGTGGCCGCCGAGGTGCCCGACGACGCGACCGGCGTCTGCACCGTCTTCGTTCGGCACACGACCGCTGGCGTCGTCGTCCAAGAGGCCGAATCGGGCCTGCTGGCCGACATCGAGGCGTTCGCGGAGGGACTCGCGCCGAGTGACGGCGACTACCGACACGACCGAATCGACGACAACGCCGACGCACACCTCCGCGCGACCGTACTGGGCGAGTCGGTCAGCGTCCCCGTCGAAGACGGCGAGTTGGCGCTCGGAACGTGGCAGTCCGTGCTGTTCGTGGAGTGCGACGGCCCGCGAACCCGGACGGTGGACGTGACCGTCGTGTCGTGA
- a CDS encoding tRNA-dihydrouridine synthase yields MFDPRLALASLSGQSDAAWAETAEEHAGAAFLGGIALDGPTREAAAEMVERDREEFLPDDPVAFVDRQLAALADADLRPGFNVRTASLGPLREVAEVCADHDAILELNAHCRQDEMCRAGAGEALLRDPDRLREQVSAAAAEGPAVSVKVRAELSGVDLSAVARTIADAGGDAIHVDAMDSEAVVADIAGVAAETDLFVIANNGVRDETTVREYLDYGADAVSVGRPSDDPAVLRRVRTAVDDWFETDRREVSA; encoded by the coding sequence GTGTTCGACCCTCGACTCGCGCTCGCCAGTCTCAGCGGCCAGTCCGACGCGGCGTGGGCCGAGACCGCCGAAGAACACGCTGGCGCGGCGTTCCTCGGTGGCATCGCGCTCGACGGCCCGACCCGCGAGGCCGCCGCCGAGATGGTCGAACGCGACCGCGAGGAGTTCCTGCCCGACGACCCCGTGGCCTTCGTGGACCGCCAACTCGCCGCGCTCGCGGACGCCGACCTCCGACCGGGCTTCAACGTCCGAACCGCCTCGCTCGGTCCACTCCGAGAGGTCGCCGAAGTCTGCGCCGACCACGACGCCATCCTCGAACTCAACGCCCACTGCCGACAGGACGAGATGTGCCGCGCCGGGGCCGGGGAAGCCCTCCTGCGGGACCCCGACCGACTCCGCGAGCAGGTGAGCGCCGCGGCCGCGGAAGGTCCCGCGGTGAGCGTGAAGGTCCGCGCGGAACTCTCCGGCGTGGACCTCTCGGCAGTCGCCCGCACGATTGCCGACGCGGGCGGTGACGCCATCCACGTGGACGCGATGGACTCGGAGGCAGTCGTCGCCGACATCGCGGGAGTCGCCGCCGAGACCGACCTCTTCGTGATAGCGAACAACGGCGTCCGCGACGAGACCACGGTCCGGGAGTACTTAGACTACGGCGCGGACGCGGTGAGCGTCGGCCGACCGAGCGACGACCCCGCTGTCCTCCGGCGAGTCCGGACCGCGGTAGACGACTGGTTCGAGACCGATAGACGGGAGGTGAGCGCATGA
- a CDS encoding biotin--[acetyl-CoA-carboxylase] ligase has product MNETRRAVLDAIADGPVPGPDLADRLGVSRNAVWKHVEALRDAGFEIASGDDGYALEGVPEYGGPAVEFGLEAPFEIEYRDAVGSTNDRARELADEGAADVVVLADEQTGSRGRLDREWSAPSGGVWLSPVLRPDLPPAHVPALTLAAAVATTDAAREAGVEAEIKWPNDVLVAADGPDETDRGGRKLAGILTEMEGEADRVSWVVVGVGVNANVAAADLPAGATSVEEEVGRIDRRAFVQRLLERFDALRSDPEAAVEAWRDRSATLGQRVRVETPKGDVVGEAVDIDFPGALVVETDDGERVRVHAGDCEHLRPV; this is encoded by the coding sequence ATGAACGAAACGCGCCGGGCCGTCCTCGACGCTATCGCGGACGGTCCTGTTCCGGGTCCGGACCTCGCCGACCGACTCGGCGTCTCGCGCAACGCGGTGTGGAAGCACGTCGAGGCACTCCGGGACGCGGGGTTCGAGATAGCCAGCGGCGACGACGGCTACGCCCTCGAAGGCGTGCCGGAGTACGGCGGTCCCGCGGTCGAGTTCGGACTGGAGGCTCCTTTCGAAATCGAGTACCGCGACGCGGTTGGGAGTACGAACGACCGCGCCCGCGAGTTGGCCGACGAGGGAGCGGCCGACGTGGTAGTGCTGGCCGACGAACAGACCGGGAGTCGCGGCCGACTCGACCGGGAGTGGTCGGCCCCCTCCGGCGGGGTGTGGCTGAGTCCGGTCCTCCGGCCCGACCTGCCGCCCGCGCACGTCCCCGCGCTCACGCTCGCGGCCGCAGTCGCAACCACGGACGCGGCGCGCGAGGCGGGCGTCGAAGCCGAAATCAAGTGGCCCAACGACGTGCTGGTCGCCGCTGACGGCCCGGACGAGACCGACCGCGGCGGCCGGAAACTCGCTGGCATCCTGACCGAGATGGAGGGCGAGGCCGACCGGGTGTCGTGGGTCGTGGTCGGCGTCGGCGTCAACGCCAACGTCGCGGCCGCAGACCTCCCGGCGGGCGCGACCAGCGTCGAGGAGGAAGTCGGCCGAATCGACCGCCGGGCGTTCGTCCAGCGTCTCCTCGAACGGTTCGACGCGCTCCGGTCCGACCCCGAGGCGGCGGTCGAAGCGTGGCGCGACCGGTCGGCCACGCTCGGCCAGCGCGTGCGGGTGGAGACTCCGAAGGGGGATGTCGTGGGCGAGGCCGTAGACATCGACTTCCCCGGTGCGCTCGTGGTCGAGACCGACGACGGCGAGCGGGTTCGGGTCCACGCGGGCGACTGCGAGCATCTGCGCCCGGTCTGA
- the asd gene encoding aspartate-semialdehyde dehydrogenase: MSVRVGVLGATGAVGQRCIQLLDGHPEFELAAVTASEDSAGLSYGEAAKWRVDSPIPASVSDLTVRATDPAEVPDDVDLLFSSLPSDVAAEVEPDFAEAGYVLSSNSSNDRMADDVPLVIPEINPGHLDLLEVQRDERGWDGAVIKNPNCSTITMVPTLAALDQFGLERVHVSTLQAVSGAGYSGVSSMEIIDNVIPHIGGEEEKMETESRKLLGTFDGAELSHHDADVSASCNRVPTIDGHLENVWAETRDDVTEADVEDAFGGVESLDLPSSPDPLIEVFEDPSRPQPRLDRTLGGGMSIAAGGVQATPAGVQYNCLAHNTIRGAAGAAVLNGELLRSEGWI; this comes from the coding sequence ATGAGTGTACGAGTCGGCGTTCTCGGCGCGACGGGTGCCGTCGGCCAGCGATGTATCCAACTGCTGGACGGCCACCCTGAATTCGAACTGGCGGCGGTAACTGCGAGCGAAGACAGCGCGGGTCTCTCCTACGGCGAGGCCGCGAAGTGGCGGGTCGATTCCCCGATTCCCGCGTCGGTCTCTGACCTGACCGTGCGGGCGACCGACCCCGCGGAAGTGCCCGACGACGTTGACCTCCTCTTCTCGTCGCTCCCCTCGGACGTGGCCGCGGAAGTCGAACCCGACTTCGCGGAGGCGGGCTACGTCCTCTCGTCGAACTCCTCGAACGACCGGATGGCCGACGACGTTCCCCTCGTCATCCCCGAAATCAACCCCGGCCACCTCGACCTGTTGGAGGTCCAGCGAGACGAACGCGGATGGGACGGCGCAGTCATCAAGAATCCGAACTGCTCGACCATCACCATGGTCCCGACGCTGGCGGCCCTCGACCAGTTCGGACTGGAGCGTGTCCACGTCTCGACGCTTCAGGCCGTCTCGGGCGCGGGCTACTCGGGCGTCTCCTCGATGGAGATTATCGACAACGTGATTCCCCACATCGGCGGCGAGGAGGAGAAGATGGAGACCGAATCTCGGAAGCTTCTGGGCACCTTCGACGGCGCGGAACTCTCTCACCACGACGCCGACGTGTCGGCGTCGTGCAACCGCGTGCCGACCATCGACGGCCACCTCGAAAACGTCTGGGCCGAGACCCGCGACGACGTGACCGAGGCCGACGTGGAAGACGCGTTCGGCGGCGTCGAGAGTCTGGACCTGCCGAGTTCGCCCGACCCGCTCATCGAGGTGTTCGAGGACCCGAGTCGCCCCCAACCCCGACTCGACCGGACACTCGGCGGCGGGATGTCCATCGCGGCGGGTGGCGTGCAAGCGACTCCGGCGGGCGTCCAGTACAACTGCCTCGCGCACAACACGATTCGCGGCGCGGCGGGCGCGGCGGTGCTGAACGGCGAGTTGTTGCGGAGCGAAGGCTGGATTTAG
- a CDS encoding HD domain-containing protein — protein sequence MKTIKDSVHDHIEVEGVARALFDTPAVQRLRRIRQLGPAHLVYPSANHTRFEHSLGVYHLACEGLDHLGIQGKQAERVRAAAILHDIGHCPYSHAIEEVIHRHTGKYHDDVHELLDESEVGDVLRDHGHDPGTVADLIAGDGKLGQLVSGELDVDRMDYLVRDAHHTGVPYGTIDHSRLVRELTLIDGELVLAEGNVPTAESLLLARALMNPTVYNHHVTRIARGILQQASERLLEATDVTAERLRRMDDYDLLVALRETPETAEYARRLSDRDLYKRAVWAEMSDVPEGVIDADYETLRDYEADIAAEADVEPGEVIIEVLDRPSMTESESRVIVNGEIRRLDQQSALVAALQHVQREQWRLGVYAPDGHTDAVGHAAERVLGLETEGALVSEVRTAGQRTTLDEFE from the coding sequence ATGAAGACCATCAAGGACAGCGTTCACGACCACATCGAGGTCGAGGGCGTCGCTCGCGCCTTGTTCGACACGCCCGCGGTCCAGCGACTCCGACGAATCAGGCAACTCGGCCCGGCCCATCTCGTCTACCCCTCGGCGAACCACACCCGGTTCGAACACAGTCTCGGCGTCTACCACCTCGCCTGCGAGGGACTCGACCACCTCGGCATTCAGGGCAAGCAGGCCGAGCGAGTTCGGGCCGCCGCCATCCTCCACGACATCGGCCACTGCCCGTACAGTCACGCCATCGAGGAGGTAATCCACCGCCACACCGGCAAGTACCACGACGACGTTCACGAACTCCTCGACGAGAGCGAAGTCGGCGACGTACTTCGGGACCACGGCCACGACCCCGGTACCGTCGCGGACCTCATCGCCGGTGACGGGAAGTTGGGTCAACTCGTCTCGGGCGAACTCGACGTGGACCGGATGGACTACCTCGTCCGGGACGCCCACCACACCGGCGTCCCCTACGGCACCATCGACCACTCGCGTCTGGTGCGCGAACTCACCCTCATCGACGGCGAACTCGTGTTGGCGGAGGGCAACGTCCCGACGGCCGAGAGTCTCCTGCTGGCGCGGGCGCTGATGAACCCCACCGTCTACAACCACCACGTCACGCGCATCGCTCGGGGCATCCTCCAACAGGCCAGCGAGCGTCTGCTCGAAGCGACAGACGTGACCGCCGAGCGACTTCGCCGGATGGACGACTACGACCTGTTGGTCGCGTTGCGCGAGACGCCGGAGACCGCCGAGTACGCCCGGCGACTCAGCGACCGGGACCTCTACAAGCGGGCGGTCTGGGCCGAGATGTCCGACGTTCCCGAGGGCGTCATCGACGCCGACTACGAGACCCTCCGCGACTACGAGGCCGACATCGCGGCCGAGGCCGACGTGGAACCGGGCGAGGTCATCATCGAAGTTCTCGACAGGCCCAGCATGACCGAATCCGAGAGTCGGGTCATCGTCAACGGCGAGATTCGACGCCTCGACCAGCAGTCGGCGCTGGTGGCCGCCCTCCAACACGTCCAGCGCGAGCAGTGGCGACTCGGCGTCTACGCGCCCGACGGCCACACCGACGCGGTGGGTCACGCCGCAGAGCGCGTCCTCGGACTGGAGACCGAGGGTGCGCTGGTCAGCGAGGTTCGGACCGCGGGTCAGCGGACGACGCTGGACGAGTTCGAGTAG